A stretch of the Chelonoidis abingdonii isolate Lonesome George chromosome 11, CheloAbing_2.0, whole genome shotgun sequence genome encodes the following:
- the LOC116835289 gene encoding forkhead box protein G1-like: MEGLTGASFTLKSSFSITSLLQDVALSDRPGQPPRGAAETDPAMASSRGGAGEDRSAAAAARGGGELEKGRGEAPGKQHDKPPFSYNALIMMAIRQSPGRRLTLNGIYEFIMRNFPYYRENRQGWQNSIRHNLSLNKCFVKVPRHYDDPGKGSYWTLHPSSEDVFIGGTTGKLRRRAPTGQAKVAFRRGAGVAFASALYWPLPPFLALPQQPTPTAGYGSYSGSYSSAFCPGADGLFGGGDVPYGGHHQQVTAGSSLSCGFSAPSTFNSFNLLAGQASYILAQRPQPAPAGTSLFPGYLASLNQGSPFNPALP, translated from the coding sequence ATGGAAGGGTTAACCGGAGCCAGCTTCACCCTGAAGTCTTCCTTCAGCATCACAAGCCTCCTCCAAGACGTGGCGCTGAGTGACAGGCCAGGGCAGCCTCCCAGAGGGGCTGCCGAGACGGATCCTGCCATGGCCAGCAGCCGTGGGGGGGCCGGGGAAGACAGGAGCGCAGCAGCAGCGGCAAGAGGAGGAGGCgagctggagaagggaaggggggaggCGCCGGGGAAGCAGCACGACAAGCCCCCCTTCAGCTACAATGCCCTGATCATGATGGCCATCCGGCAGAGCCCCGGCCGGCGGCTGACCCTCAACGGCATCTATGAGTTCATCATGCGCAACTTCCCCTACTACCGGGAGAACCGGCAGGGCTGGCAGAACTCCATCCGCCACAACCTGAGCCTCAACAAGTGCTTCGTCAAGGTGCCACGGCACTACGACGACCCGGGCAAGGGCAGCTACTGGACGCTCCACCCTTCCAGCGAGGACGTCTTCATCGGCGGTACCACGGGGAAGCTGCGGAGGAGGGCGCCCACCGGGCAGGCCAAGGTGGCCTTTCGCCGAGGGGCTGGGGTGGCCTTCGCCAGCGCGCTCTACTGGCCCCTGCCTCccttcctggccctgccccagcagccCACCCCAACTGCCGGCTACGGTTCCTACTCCGGCTCCTACtcctcagccttctgccctggggcagacgggctctttgggggaggggacGTCCCATACGGGGGGCATCACCAGCAGGTCACCGCAGGCTCCTCCTTGTCCTGTGGCTTCTCAGCACCCAGCACCTTCAATTCCTTCAATCTCCTGGCGGGACAGGCCAGCTACATCTTGGCCCAGAGACCACAGCCTGCGCCAGCTGGGACCTCTCTGTTCCCAGGCTACTTGGCCTCTCTGAACCAGGGCTCTCCCTTTAACCCGGCTCTGCCCTGA